In the genome of Rhodoplanes sp. Z2-YC6860, one region contains:
- a CDS encoding amidohydrolase family protein encodes MFFHNCPACGDRGLSRRGFMAGLAATTAAAALGAPAVHAQGAKTLIDTHHHFYPPSYLQMQKDYESKRNIPPYPGVFDWTPAKAIENMDKNGIRTAVISLASTPGLWFDTGADEAAKIVRVCQDFAAEMRRDHPGRFGIFAPLSMMNVDVTLKEIEYAFDTLKVDGINFQSNYGDKWLGDAMYKPVLEELNKRKAVCYVHPLVAACCGRLSVGAFPAVIEVPHDTTRTVTSLLLSGGFKNYPDIKWIFSHAGGTIPMLAGRIAAFYDNIPKFKELFPNGAMAELAKLHYDTANATSVPAMAALLKLVPVSQVTYGTDWPYFALDQYKDLAKLGLSAADVQAIESGNATRLIPKLKAA; translated from the coding sequence ATGTTTTTCCACAACTGCCCCGCTTGCGGCGATCGCGGCCTGTCACGCCGTGGCTTCATGGCCGGCCTTGCGGCCACCACCGCCGCTGCGGCGCTCGGCGCCCCGGCGGTCCACGCCCAGGGCGCCAAGACGCTGATCGACACCCACCATCACTTCTATCCGCCGTCCTATCTGCAGATGCAGAAGGACTACGAGAGCAAGCGCAACATCCCGCCTTATCCCGGTGTGTTCGACTGGACGCCGGCGAAGGCCATCGAGAACATGGACAAGAACGGCATCCGCACCGCCGTGATCTCGCTCGCCTCGACGCCGGGGCTGTGGTTCGACACCGGCGCCGACGAGGCCGCGAAGATCGTCCGGGTCTGCCAGGACTTTGCCGCCGAGATGCGCCGCGATCATCCGGGCCGTTTCGGCATCTTCGCGCCGCTGTCGATGATGAATGTCGACGTGACGCTGAAAGAGATCGAATACGCCTTCGACACGCTGAAGGTCGACGGCATCAACTTCCAGTCCAACTACGGCGACAAGTGGCTCGGCGATGCGATGTACAAGCCGGTGCTGGAGGAGCTCAACAAGCGGAAGGCGGTTTGTTACGTGCATCCGCTGGTCGCAGCCTGCTGCGGACGCCTGAGCGTCGGCGCGTTCCCAGCGGTGATCGAGGTGCCGCACGACACCACGCGCACGGTGACGAGCCTGCTGCTCAGCGGCGGGTTCAAAAACTATCCCGACATCAAGTGGATATTCTCGCACGCCGGCGGAACGATCCCGATGCTGGCCGGACGGATCGCGGCCTTCTACGACAACATCCCGAAGTTCAAGGAGTTGTTCCCGAACGGCGCCATGGCCGAACTGGCCAAGCTGCACTACGACACCGCCAATGCCACCTCGGTCCCGGCGATGGCCGCGCTGCTCAAGCTCGTGCCGGTGTCGCAGGTCACCTACGGCACCGACTGGCCGTATTTCGCGCTCGACCAGTACAAGGACCTGGCGAAGCTCGGTCTCTCGGCCGCCGACGTGCAGGCGATCGAAAGCGGCAATGCAACGCGGCTGATCCCGAAGCTGAAGGCCGCCTGA
- a CDS encoding lectin: MKMRSMILTSVGLMAAGLVAPAQAQQANSMTFFVTSAGPGKGADLGGLAGADAQCGKLAQAAGSTGKTWHAYLSTQGANAVNARDRIGKGPWTNAKGAVVAKSVDDLHSDANNITKQTNLSEKGDVINGRGDTPNRHDMLTGSTMEGRAFPAGEDRTCNNWTSSTAGSAMLGHSDRQGLKDDVPSKSWNSSHPSRGPDGGCSQNDLKSTGGDGLFYCFAVN; this comes from the coding sequence ATGAAAATGCGATCGATGATTCTGACTTCGGTGGGTTTGATGGCAGCGGGCCTCGTTGCGCCGGCGCAGGCGCAGCAGGCCAACAGCATGACGTTCTTCGTCACGAGCGCGGGCCCGGGCAAGGGCGCCGACCTCGGCGGTCTTGCCGGCGCCGACGCCCAATGCGGCAAGCTCGCACAGGCCGCGGGCAGCACCGGCAAGACCTGGCATGCCTATCTCAGCACCCAGGGCGCGAACGCCGTGAACGCCCGCGATCGCATCGGCAAGGGTCCGTGGACCAACGCCAAGGGCGCGGTGGTGGCCAAGAGCGTGGACGACCTGCACAGCGACGCCAACAACATCACCAAGCAGACCAACCTCAGCGAGAAGGGCGACGTCATCAACGGCCGCGGCGACACGCCGAACCGCCACGACATGCTCACCGGCTCGACGATGGAAGGCCGCGCCTTCCCGGCCGGCGAAGACCGCACCTGCAACAATTGGACGAGCAGCACCGCTGGCTCCGCGATGCTCGGCCATTCCGACCGACAGGGATTGAAAGACGACGTGCCGTCGAAGTCGTGGAATTCGTCGCATCCGTCGCGCGGGCCGGACGGCGGCTGCTCGCAGAACGATCTCAAGAGCACCGGCGGTGACGGCTTGTTCTACTGCTTCGCGGTGAACTGA